A portion of the Acidobacteriota bacterium genome contains these proteins:
- a CDS encoding RHS repeat-associated core domain-containing protein, with product MTATGPGGSGQTMAGLDGSFLLKLAGAAGDAISLEQEDCAGNTSGSALVTVPGQGVTLPPNPPEVAPPLDPTTATDFAEEVEFLTTGPNPIQTGVAPGTLSDRTVAVLRGRVLSLTGAPVPGVRITCHGHPEFGETLTRADGVFDLAVTGGDEVVVTYEKDGYLPLQRRLEAPWRDFAWAPDAVLTPIDPAVTTVSSNAGTQQVAVGTEVTDEDGTRCPILVMPAGTDAEMVLPDGTVQALPSANLRVTEFTVGPTGPDAMPADLPPTTAYTWAGEISADEAIVAGATEVRFSQPLIFHQENFLDIPVGEPVPAGYYDRQKAAWVGSDNGLVIEVLSVDGQGRAELDLDGSGQPAGATALAALGVTDAERIELAGRFALGTSLWRVPIPHLTPWDFNWPWEPPPDFELPPKDDDEGGDDSDDVDPNDPVDPEDENDPRNDPKEAEPDCTGGSVIECQNQILGESVAIPGTGMALHYTSDRTPGRRDGQILTVRVTGPTVPASLLRAEVTFQMAGQYLHRTFPPVPGQFLQLSWDGTNGYGQSLQGDRPVRILKRFCYGLAYSSGSSGDFERAWERFSEAGGNFGGIRRGTSEVCLDRNRETTLTALGVPATQWDARGIGLAGWTLTPHHTYNPDARSLYLGTGGRRTPQPFGVASRRAVGTGLFGSSGDFGPSELARVRRVRGMTLAPDGTLYLADASSNRVRAVSADGIITTFAGNGLRCEDRELGDTATECGNGGQAQQAPLSNPFDVAVEDDGSVLIVEGGNQCVRRVAPDGVISTVAGDCFDQFLDLAVDRPVSDVRDTETSAFACDGCPATSVRLRTPSGVQSIPGGGFWVTDSGNGMVLRVTPDGLIEREVGDPMATGLGDGGRARDAKLSLPRGMARDRMGNLYIADSGHHRVRKVSPSGVITTFAGDGSDSFSGEGGPAVSAGVPFPKDVSVRRDGTVLISASDRILSVGSDGRINTAVGGGTADPLVAGIPAANADFLSLWGVLETPLGTLSVADENLAAVFEVGEPLPGYDGDELRIPNPAGTEVYIFSRKGRHLRTIDSLTGAVLWEFGYDAQGRLVTVTDADGLVTTIERAGDVVLAIVGPYGHRTELGEDQNGWLSSVTTPAGRAQSFRYTEDGLLEEHTDARGNTSRYEYTETGHLKRAVNRAGTAKTLARFGLEEDYRVIQTSPTGLGTEYHVDRRGSGATVRTRTDPAGFPVTSYRLPDGRSEVISPDGTVTTTQASGDPRFGMSSAIISASTTTTPGGRTRNASHSRSVTLSDPLDPLSVTATADTMTVNGHSVTRIWEASTRTITMASPEGREVVLKVDDQRRPIETRIPGLLPVFIAYNDEGNLERVWQGVGDHRREIVFGYNDQGRVETVTDPMLRVTTLEYDDDGRPITQILPDGNFVSFRYNLDGNLTELTPPGRPTHKFQYTSDELPNLYTPPTLGGDLEASSMEFDEDRRLDAITRAGGLEIDLEYDVMGRLQTKSSPQDVLTYSYWSDTGRLKSIAGPRLGQEVFYTADGFLPTQTAWSGPVSGSVSRTFDDDFRVITESVNGGNTILLEYDDDGLLEKVGALDLQRSATTGFVKGATLGSVSTDTEYSPFGEVETWSAEFGGSELYRYEVISRDKAGRIIEAHEAIGGTTDVFIYGYSVVGRLETVSKNGVLLASYSYGPNGDRLTYDGPFGSVNSPTYDDQDRLTAYGGVSYTYLPSGELSSKSTGGATVQYGYNSFGDLRRVILPDGIEIEYILDGSGRRVGKKIEGSLVQGFLYGDLLRPVAELNGAGAIVSRFVYGERGNVPDYFTRGGSTYRMITDLRGSVRLVVNAATGVIEQRLDYDEYGRILQDSNPGFQPFGYAGGLYDHHTGWLHFGAREYVPSIGRWNARDPLLFGGRDSNLYAYVAGDPINFVDFSGTVKFRAENWNNVFRAYRLQEQLREQLKPETKEFFEQYGVDIDEVLSYCYDYEVDLVDTDLFRGKYNSEIFNELEIALGLSDELFQATLLHELVHWAADKATPFGSHKPQIAPSLLQTVESEILKEAPHNVSVQKHSKQPYAVEYLQFGSLVTLGGP from the coding sequence GTGACCGCCACTGGACCGGGTGGCTCGGGGCAGACCATGGCGGGGCTCGATGGCTCGTTTCTGTTGAAGCTGGCCGGAGCGGCGGGCGATGCGATCTCCCTGGAGCAGGAGGACTGCGCGGGAAACACCAGTGGAAGCGCTTTGGTCACGGTGCCGGGTCAAGGTGTCACTCTGCCGCCGAATCCACCCGAAGTGGCACCGCCCCTCGACCCGACGACGGCGACGGATTTCGCCGAGGAAGTCGAGTTTCTGACCACCGGTCCCAATCCCATCCAAACGGGTGTCGCCCCCGGGACCTTGAGCGACCGTACCGTGGCGGTGCTGCGGGGACGTGTGCTGTCGCTCACCGGCGCTCCGGTTCCGGGGGTTCGCATCACCTGCCATGGTCATCCCGAATTCGGCGAGACGCTGACCCGCGCCGATGGCGTCTTCGATCTTGCGGTGACCGGAGGCGATGAGGTGGTGGTGACCTATGAGAAAGACGGCTACCTTCCGCTCCAGCGTCGTCTGGAGGCGCCCTGGCGTGATTTCGCGTGGGCACCGGATGCGGTGCTGACGCCGATCGATCCCGCGGTCACCACCGTCAGTTCCAATGCGGGGACGCAGCAGGTGGCGGTGGGCACGGAAGTGACCGATGAGGACGGCACCCGCTGCCCAATCCTGGTCATGCCGGCGGGAACCGATGCGGAAATGGTGCTCCCGGACGGCACGGTGCAGGCGCTCCCCTCGGCCAATTTGCGCGTGACCGAGTTCACGGTCGGCCCAACGGGGCCGGATGCGATGCCGGCGGATCTGCCGCCCACCACCGCCTACACCTGGGCGGGCGAGATCTCTGCGGATGAGGCGATCGTCGCCGGGGCGACGGAAGTGCGGTTCAGTCAGCCGCTCATCTTTCATCAAGAGAACTTCCTGGACATTCCGGTGGGCGAGCCGGTGCCGGCGGGGTACTACGACCGCCAGAAGGCGGCGTGGGTGGGGTCGGATAACGGCCTCGTCATCGAAGTCCTTTCGGTGGATGGGCAGGGTCGCGCTGAACTGGACCTCGACGGCAGCGGCCAGCCGGCGGGCGCGACAGCGCTGGCGGCGTTGGGAGTCACCGATGCCGAGCGCATCGAGCTGGCGGGACGGTTCGCCCTGGGCACCTCGCTCTGGCGCGTGCCGATTCCGCATCTGACGCCGTGGGACTTCAACTGGCCGTGGGAGCCGCCGCCCGACTTCGAACTGCCGCCGAAGGATGACGACGAGGGTGGCGACGACTCGGACGATGTCGATCCCAACGACCCGGTGGATCCAGAGGACGAGAACGATCCCCGCAACGATCCTAAGGAAGCCGAACCGGACTGCACTGGTGGCTCGGTGATCGAGTGCCAGAACCAGATCTTGGGCGAGTCGGTCGCCATTCCAGGAACGGGGATGGCGCTCCACTACACCTCCGATCGCACGCCCGGTCGAAGGGACGGTCAGATCCTCACGGTCCGAGTGACCGGGCCGACGGTGCCGGCGTCGCTGCTGCGAGCCGAGGTCACCTTCCAGATGGCCGGACAGTATCTCCACCGTACCTTTCCACCGGTCCCTGGGCAGTTTCTCCAGCTCTCGTGGGACGGCACCAATGGCTACGGCCAGAGTTTGCAGGGCGATCGGCCCGTGCGCATTCTCAAGCGCTTCTGCTACGGCTTGGCGTACTCGAGCGGCTCATCGGGTGACTTCGAGCGGGCCTGGGAGCGCTTCAGCGAAGCGGGTGGCAACTTTGGAGGCATCCGCCGCGGGACGAGCGAGGTCTGCCTGGATCGCAATCGCGAGACCACGCTGACGGCGCTCGGCGTCCCTGCTACGCAGTGGGACGCCCGGGGAATCGGTCTGGCCGGTTGGACCCTGACGCCGCATCACACCTACAACCCCGATGCGCGATCCCTCTACCTCGGCACGGGTGGTCGCCGTACACCGCAGCCCTTCGGGGTCGCTTCGCGCCGCGCCGTCGGTACAGGACTGTTCGGGTCGAGTGGCGACTTCGGACCCTCGGAACTGGCGCGAGTACGGCGAGTGCGGGGAATGACCTTGGCCCCGGACGGCACCCTCTACCTGGCCGATGCCTCGTCGAATCGGGTGCGGGCTGTGTCAGCGGACGGCATCATCACCACCTTCGCCGGCAACGGGCTCCGCTGTGAGGATCGCGAACTCGGCGATACGGCGACGGAATGTGGAAATGGCGGTCAAGCCCAGCAAGCTCCGCTGTCCAATCCCTTCGATGTGGCTGTCGAGGACGATGGCAGCGTCCTAATCGTCGAAGGCGGCAACCAGTGCGTGCGTCGGGTGGCGCCCGATGGGGTGATCTCCACGGTGGCCGGCGACTGCTTCGATCAGTTCTTGGACCTTGCGGTGGATCGTCCGGTCTCCGATGTGCGCGATACCGAGACCTCGGCCTTTGCCTGCGATGGCTGCCCGGCGACGAGTGTTCGCTTGCGAACACCCTCAGGCGTGCAATCGATCCCCGGCGGCGGCTTCTGGGTCACCGACTCCGGCAACGGCATGGTCCTGCGCGTAACGCCGGATGGACTCATCGAACGCGAAGTCGGCGACCCCATGGCGACCGGCCTGGGCGATGGCGGACGGGCTCGCGATGCAAAGCTCTCCCTTCCGCGCGGCATGGCGCGGGACCGCATGGGCAATCTCTACATCGCCGATAGCGGCCACCACCGAGTGCGCAAGGTCAGCCCGTCGGGAGTGATTACCACCTTCGCGGGGGACGGGTCGGACAGTTTCTCTGGAGAAGGTGGCCCCGCCGTGTCAGCAGGTGTTCCGTTTCCCAAGGATGTTTCCGTCCGGCGCGACGGAACGGTATTGATATCTGCAAGCGACCGGATCTTGTCCGTTGGCAGTGACGGACGGATTAACACCGCTGTCGGTGGCGGAACCGCCGATCCGCTGGTGGCGGGCATCCCAGCCGCCAACGCTGATTTCCTCTCCCTGTGGGGCGTTCTGGAAACGCCCCTCGGCACATTGTCGGTCGCGGATGAGAATCTCGCCGCCGTGTTCGAAGTCGGCGAGCCACTGCCGGGCTACGATGGCGACGAACTGCGCATCCCCAATCCCGCGGGGACCGAGGTCTACATCTTCAGCCGCAAAGGCCGCCATCTGCGCACCATCGACAGCCTCACTGGAGCCGTGCTCTGGGAATTCGGCTACGACGCGCAGGGGCGTTTGGTCACCGTGACCGATGCCGATGGCCTGGTGACGACGATCGAACGCGCTGGTGATGTCGTCTTGGCGATCGTCGGTCCATACGGCCACCGCACCGAGCTGGGCGAAGACCAAAACGGCTGGCTCTCCAGTGTCACCACGCCCGCGGGTCGGGCACAGTCCTTCCGCTACACCGAAGACGGTCTCCTCGAAGAACACACCGACGCTCGCGGCAATACCTCCCGCTACGAGTACACCGAAACCGGCCACCTGAAACGAGCCGTCAACCGCGCGGGAACCGCCAAGACCCTGGCGCGCTTCGGCCTGGAAGAGGACTACCGGGTAATCCAGACCTCGCCGACTGGTTTGGGAACGGAGTACCACGTCGATCGGCGGGGATCCGGCGCGACCGTTCGGACTCGGACGGACCCAGCGGGCTTTCCGGTGACCAGCTACCGACTGCCCGATGGACGCAGTGAGGTGATCTCCCCAGATGGAACGGTCACGACAACGCAGGCGAGCGGCGACCCACGATTCGGAATGTCTTCGGCCATAATCTCGGCATCGACGACCACGACACCAGGTGGCCGTACTCGCAACGCCTCACATAGTCGCTCTGTGACGCTCTCTGATCCCCTCGATCCACTGTCGGTGACGGCCACTGCGGATACCATGACGGTCAATGGTCACTCCGTAACTCGCATATGGGAAGCGTCCACTCGGACGATCACTATGGCCAGTCCAGAGGGCCGCGAAGTCGTCTTGAAAGTTGACGACCAGCGTCGTCCGATTGAGACTCGCATTCCGGGCCTGCTTCCGGTGTTTATCGCCTACAACGATGAAGGAAACTTGGAGCGTGTCTGGCAAGGAGTGGGCGATCACCGCCGAGAGATCGTCTTCGGCTACAACGACCAGGGGCGAGTTGAAACCGTCACTGATCCGATGCTGCGAGTCACTACACTTGAGTACGACGACGATGGACGACCGATCACTCAGATCTTACCCGACGGAAACTTCGTTAGCTTCCGCTACAACCTTGATGGGAATCTCACTGAATTGACGCCTCCGGGTCGTCCGACGCACAAATTCCAGTACACCTCGGACGAGCTTCCAAATCTCTACACTCCTCCCACCCTCGGGGGAGATCTCGAGGCCAGCAGTATGGAGTTTGATGAAGACCGACGCCTCGATGCGATCACGCGAGCTGGAGGTCTCGAAATCGATCTAGAATACGACGTGATGGGCCGTTTGCAAACGAAGTCATCTCCACAGGATGTACTCACGTACTCGTACTGGTCTGACACGGGTCGGCTGAAGTCCATCGCAGGGCCTCGGCTAGGGCAGGAAGTCTTCTATACCGCCGATGGATTTCTTCCCACTCAGACCGCCTGGTCGGGTCCAGTAAGTGGATCCGTGTCGCGTACATTCGATGATGATTTTCGAGTCATTACAGAGTCTGTGAACGGGGGAAATACGATTCTGTTGGAGTACGACGACGACGGACTTCTCGAGAAAGTTGGAGCACTGGATCTCCAGCGCTCGGCAACGACCGGTTTTGTCAAGGGGGCGACACTGGGCTCTGTCTCGACCGATACCGAATACTCGCCGTTCGGTGAGGTAGAGACGTGGTCAGCAGAGTTCGGTGGCAGCGAGCTGTACCGATACGAAGTCATATCTCGGGACAAGGCTGGAAGGATCATCGAGGCGCACGAAGCAATCGGTGGAACCACGGATGTGTTCATCTACGGGTACAGCGTGGTGGGTCGCTTGGAGACGGTCTCCAAGAACGGTGTTCTGCTGGCGTCCTACTCCTACGGACCCAACGGAGATCGGCTGACCTACGATGGCCCATTTGGCTCCGTGAATTCTCCAACCTATGACGACCAGGATCGCCTGACCGCGTACGGAGGTGTTTCATATACATACCTACCTAGTGGAGAGCTGAGCTCTAAGTCGACGGGCGGTGCTACGGTCCAGTATGGGTACAACTCCTTCGGGGACCTTCGGAGGGTGATTCTCCCCGATGGGATCGAAATTGAGTACATTCTTGACGGTAGTGGTCGAAGGGTTGGCAAGAAGATCGAGGGATCCTTGGTACAAGGGTTCCTCTACGGAGATCTCCTCCGTCCGGTTGCCGAACTCAACGGTGCAGGAGCCATCGTGTCGCGCTTTGTCTATGGCGAGCGAGGAAACGTGCCGGACTACTTCACACGGGGCGGTTCGACGTATCGAATGATCACTGACTTGCGAGGAAGCGTACGACTCGTAGTGAATGCTGCCACCGGAGTGATCGAGCAGCGGTTAGATTACGATGAGTACGGTCGAATTCTGCAGGACAGTAATCCCGGGTTCCAGCCCTTCGGCTATGCAGGGGGTCTCTACGATCACCATACTGGATGGCTGCACTTCGGAGCCCGCGAGTACGTTCCGTCGATCGGTCGGTGGAATGCCCGCGATCCCCTATTGTTCGGGGGGCGGGATTCCAATCTCTATGCCTACGTAGCTGGCGACCCCATCAACTTCGTTGACTTCTCTGGAACAGTCAAGTTCAGGGCGGAGAACTGGAACAACGTCTTCAGAGCGTACAGACTGCAAGAGCAGCTTCGGGAACAGCTCAAGCCGGAGACCAAGGAGTTCTTCGAACAGTACGGCGTCGATATCGATGAGGTGCTGTCGTACTGCTATGACTATGAGGTAGATCTCGTCGACACAGATCTCTTCAGAGGAAAGTACAATTCCGAGATATTTAATGAGCTAGAAATCGCGTTGGGGCTTTCAGATGAACTCTTCCAGGCGACACTCTTGCACGAATTGGTTCATTGGGCAGCAGATAAAGCGACGCCCTTTGGGAGCCACAAGCCCCAGATCGCTCCAAGCCTCTTGCAGACTGTTGAGAGCGAGATCTTGAAAGAGGCTCCCCACAACGTCTCCGTTCAGAAGCACTCTAAGCAGCCCTATGCTGTTGAGTATCTACAGTTCGGCTCGCTCGTGACCCTCGGAGGGCCGTAG
- the purH gene encoding bifunctional phosphoribosylaminoimidazolecarboxamide formyltransferase/IMP cyclohydrolase encodes MFPVRRALISVSNKQGLAEFAAGLHRLGVEIVSTGGTAAFLEENEIPVTRVAEVTGFPEILGGRVKTLHPMIHGGILANRARSSDVKELSEHGITPIDLVAVNLYPFRQTAAAEGAAFEEVIEMIDIGGPCMVRAAAKNFHAVAPVVDPEDYPQVLAALEQSETVPEALRRRLAIKAFRHTQGYDAAISEWMERQAEPSDDEGESEALAPDHPRFPSHLFLDTSRELEPRYGENPHQRAAVYKSLGGPGLLGGMDQLQGKDLSYNNLLDADAARKMVALFDEPTVAILKHNNPCGVGRGDNAAEAYTRALETDPVSAFGSIVALNRPANAELAERMADLFVEVVVAPAFGEGAREVFAAKKNLRLLVCPAYAPHPTGIELRSIDGGLLAQAPDGLPEDLETWTTASTRLPTDDERAALEFAWKVCRYVKSNAIVLTGRDQTVGIGAGQMSRVDSCRLAVEKARLPIEGSVAASDAFFPFRDGLDFLAEAGVKAVIQPGGSKRDEEVMAAADEHDVAMIFTGRRHFRH; translated from the coding sequence ATGTTTCCCGTGCGACGCGCGTTGATCTCCGTTTCGAACAAGCAGGGCCTGGCCGAGTTTGCCGCCGGCCTGCATCGCCTGGGGGTCGAGATCGTCTCGACCGGCGGCACGGCGGCGTTCCTCGAGGAGAACGAGATTCCGGTGACGCGGGTGGCCGAGGTCACCGGCTTTCCGGAGATCCTCGGCGGGCGGGTCAAGACCCTGCACCCGATGATCCACGGCGGCATTCTCGCCAACCGGGCGCGCTCGTCGGACGTCAAGGAGCTGTCCGAGCACGGCATCACGCCGATCGATCTGGTGGCGGTCAATCTCTACCCCTTCCGGCAGACGGCGGCGGCCGAGGGCGCGGCCTTCGAGGAGGTGATCGAGATGATCGACATCGGCGGCCCGTGCATGGTGCGGGCGGCGGCGAAGAATTTCCACGCCGTGGCGCCGGTGGTCGATCCGGAGGACTACCCGCAGGTGCTGGCCGCCCTCGAACAGTCGGAGACCGTGCCCGAGGCCCTACGCCGGCGCCTCGCCATCAAGGCCTTCCGCCACACCCAGGGCTACGACGCAGCGATCTCCGAGTGGATGGAACGGCAGGCAGAACCCTCCGATGACGAGGGGGAGTCGGAGGCCCTGGCGCCGGACCACCCGCGCTTCCCGTCGCATCTGTTCTTGGACACCAGCCGCGAGCTGGAGCCGCGCTACGGCGAGAATCCGCACCAGCGGGCGGCGGTCTACAAATCGCTCGGCGGCCCCGGCCTGCTCGGCGGCATGGACCAACTCCAGGGCAAGGACTTGTCCTACAACAATCTGCTCGACGCCGACGCCGCCCGCAAGATGGTGGCGCTCTTCGACGAGCCGACGGTGGCGATCCTCAAGCACAACAATCCCTGTGGCGTGGGCCGTGGAGACAACGCGGCCGAGGCTTACACCCGCGCCCTGGAGACGGATCCGGTCTCCGCCTTCGGCTCGATTGTGGCCCTCAACCGGCCGGCGAATGCGGAGCTGGCGGAGCGCATGGCGGATCTGTTCGTGGAGGTGGTGGTGGCGCCGGCCTTCGGCGAGGGCGCGCGGGAGGTCTTCGCGGCGAAGAAGAACCTACGGCTGCTGGTCTGCCCAGCCTACGCGCCCCACCCCACCGGCATCGAGCTGCGGTCGATCGACGGCGGCCTCCTCGCCCAGGCGCCGGACGGCCTGCCGGAGGATCTGGAAACCTGGACCACCGCCTCCACCCGCCTGCCGACGGACGACGAGCGAGCCGCCCTGGAGTTCGCCTGGAAGGTCTGCCGCTACGTGAAGTCGAACGCCATCGTGCTCACCGGCCGGGATCAGACCGTGGGCATCGGCGCCGGCCAGATGAGCCGGGTGGATTCCTGCCGCCTGGCGGTCGAAAAGGCACGCCTGCCGATCGAAGGATCGGTGGCGGCGTCGGACGCTTTCTTCCCGTTCCGCGATGGCCTCGACTTCCTCGCCGAGGCGGGGGTGAAGGCGGTGATCCAGCCCGGCGGCAGCAAGCGCGACGAAGAGGTGATGGCGGCGGCCGACGAGCACGACGTGGCGATGATCTTCACCGGCCGGCGCCACTTCAGGCACTAG
- a CDS encoding serine/threonine-protein kinase, whose protein sequence is MATLPESTMKNWRQVNELFQRVLEMPAEERESFLEEARGDDACGDAGPIVDAVRLLLVADESAGDFLAQPVHPRGEGEAQALALRAPGKRRVGPYRLIRVIGQGGMSTVYEARREEDFDRRVALKVIRQGMESEEARRRFEAERKILAHLDHPHIARLFDGGTTEGDAEDGGLPYLVMERVEGRPLDRFCEEQRLTLGERIVLFRKILEAVHYAHQNLIVHRDLKPSNILVTVEGTPKLLDFGIAKILNAGALPAGEGEATAAWVRVLTPSYASPEQFRGGPITTASDVYSLGVLLFKVLTGSQPYRIEGGSPQEVEQQMLDLEIPAPSSRVAEGDEAPRLRQEFAGDLDAIVLKALEVAPQRRYRSVEQFAEDLRRFQEGLPVEAVPHGAAYRVRKLLRRHRRAVVGGAAASALALVLIGLLLVQNLRVGQERDRVSRQRDATARVLAFTERILSLANPAAARGEEWTVADALDRGDRLIDEELAAEPEIRAQLHGTVGRILLAQGESDRAISHLEEALNLWRRERGRESIEVAQALSDLGKAWVEEGDFARAKDLAGQAVQLYRGPIGLDHQGSVAAYNALVYSLCAEGDFEAGEPMAEEALELARKLLPNDHAEAARALHNRAHVHNRRGDSAAAETHYRQALEIRQRIYEEPHPLIASTLGNLASTVLDRGKLEEAEGLLQLTLAQKRLLLGEGHPNLAPSLNNLASLHREKGQWAEAEAAVREAIGLFPEGHVQHLRLRAELGSLLAQRGRVADAEAMLRRELAHWRPELPPGNTLIAWAENALGEVLTKRGEFSEAEDLLEQSLPLIREGRGLEDGYTQSALKRLRRLYEAQGRTAEAAEVAADIRDPA, encoded by the coding sequence GTGGCAACTCTTCCCGAATCGACGATGAAGAACTGGCGGCAGGTCAACGAACTCTTTCAGCGGGTCTTGGAGATGCCGGCGGAGGAGCGGGAATCCTTCTTGGAAGAGGCCCGCGGCGACGATGCCTGCGGGGATGCCGGGCCGATCGTCGATGCCGTTCGCCTGCTGCTGGTGGCGGACGAATCGGCCGGTGATTTCCTCGCGCAGCCGGTGCATCCGCGCGGCGAAGGGGAGGCGCAGGCCCTCGCCCTTCGCGCTCCAGGAAAGCGCCGGGTCGGGCCATACCGGCTGATCCGGGTGATCGGCCAGGGGGGCATGAGCACCGTCTACGAGGCGCGCCGGGAAGAAGACTTCGACCGCCGAGTCGCCCTCAAGGTCATCCGCCAGGGAATGGAGAGCGAAGAGGCCCGGCGCCGCTTCGAAGCCGAGCGCAAGATCCTGGCTCACCTCGACCACCCCCATATCGCCCGCCTGTTCGACGGCGGCACGACGGAGGGCGACGCGGAGGATGGCGGTTTGCCGTACCTGGTCATGGAGCGGGTCGAAGGGCGACCCCTCGATCGGTTCTGCGAAGAGCAGCGCCTCACCCTAGGGGAGCGGATCGTTCTCTTCCGCAAGATCCTCGAAGCGGTGCACTACGCCCATCAGAACCTGATTGTCCATCGCGATCTCAAGCCGTCGAACATCCTGGTCACCGTGGAGGGGACCCCCAAACTGCTCGACTTCGGCATCGCCAAGATCCTCAACGCCGGGGCGTTGCCGGCCGGGGAGGGTGAGGCCACCGCCGCCTGGGTGCGGGTCCTGACCCCGAGCTACGCCAGCCCGGAGCAGTTTCGGGGCGGACCGATCACCACCGCGAGCGACGTCTATTCCTTGGGTGTGTTGCTATTCAAAGTGTTGACCGGCAGCCAGCCCTACCGCATCGAAGGCGGTTCCCCGCAGGAGGTCGAGCAGCAGATGCTCGATTTGGAGATCCCCGCTCCGAGTTCTCGCGTGGCGGAGGGAGACGAGGCGCCGCGGCTCCGGCAGGAATTCGCCGGGGATCTCGATGCGATCGTCCTCAAGGCCCTGGAGGTCGCGCCGCAACGTCGCTATCGTTCCGTCGAACAGTTCGCCGAAGACCTCCGCCGCTTCCAGGAGGGACTTCCCGTCGAAGCCGTGCCCCACGGGGCCGCCTACCGGGTACGCAAGTTGCTCCGGCGTCACCGCCGAGCGGTAGTGGGGGGTGCCGCGGCGTCGGCCCTGGCGCTGGTCCTCATCGGTCTGTTGCTGGTGCAGAACCTCCGGGTCGGTCAGGAGCGGGACCGGGTGAGCCGGCAACGCGATGCGACCGCCCGGGTCCTCGCCTTCACCGAACGGATTCTCTCCTTGGCGAACCCGGCGGCGGCCCGGGGGGAGGAATGGACCGTCGCCGACGCTCTGGACCGAGGAGATCGGTTGATCGACGAGGAACTGGCGGCGGAACCGGAAATTCGTGCACAATTGCACGGTACCGTCGGCCGCATTCTCCTCGCCCAGGGAGAGTCCGATCGGGCGATCTCTCACCTCGAAGAAGCATTGAACTTATGGCGCCGGGAGCGTGGCCGCGAGAGCATCGAAGTCGCTCAGGCGTTGAGCGATCTCGGCAAGGCCTGGGTCGAGGAGGGAGACTTCGCCCGGGCGAAGGATCTTGCCGGGCAGGCCGTCCAGCTCTATCGGGGTCCGATCGGCCTCGATCACCAGGGCAGCGTCGCGGCCTACAACGCCCTGGTCTACAGCCTGTGCGCCGAAGGCGATTTCGAAGCCGGCGAACCGATGGCCGAAGAAGCGTTGGAGCTGGCGAGGAAACTCCTGCCGAACGACCACGCTGAAGCCGCCCGCGCCCTGCACAACCGGGCCCACGTCCATAATCGGCGCGGCGATTCGGCGGCGGCCGAGACCCACTACCGGCAGGCTCTGGAGATCCGGCAGCGAATCTACGAGGAACCTCACCCGCTGATCGCCTCGACGCTCGGCAACCTCGCCTCGACGGTGCTCGATCGGGGGAAGCTCGAAGAGGCGGAAGGCCTGCTACAGCTCACCCTGGCGCAGAAACGTCTGCTCCTGGGCGAAGGGCATCCGAACCTCGCTCCGTCCCTCAACAACTTGGCCTCACTGCATCGCGAGAAGGGGCAGTGGGCGGAGGCGGAAGCGGCGGTGCGGGAGGCCATCGGCCTGTTCCCGGAAGGTCACGTTCAGCACCTTCGGCTGCGAGCCGAGCTGGGCAGTCTGCTGGCCCAGCGCGGCCGGGTGGCGGACGCCGAGGCGATGCTTCGGCGGGAACTTGCGCACTGGCGGCCGGAACTACCGCCGGGCAATACCCTGATCGCTTGGGCCGAAAACGCTCTGGGCGAAGTCTTGACAAAAAGAGGCGAGTTCAGCGAGGCGGAGGATCTCCTCGAGCAGAGCCTGCCGCTGATCCGCGAAGGTAGGGGCCTCGAAGACGGCTACACCCAGAGCGCTTTGAAACGCCTCCGGCGGCTCTATGAGGCGCAGGGACGCACCGCCGAAGCGGCGGAAGTGGCGGCAGACATCCGCGACCCGGCCTGA
- a CDS encoding ECF-type sigma factor, translating into MNPVNGDDITDLLVAWSGGDRSVLDRLMEVVHDRLHRLAGSFMNRERKEHTLQTTALVNEAFLRLVRQDRVEWRDQVHFFAVAGWVMRRILVDHARRQSKLKRGANAQKIPLDRIEHLSVERSSDLLALDEALRTLEEHDSELARLVELKYFGGLIKEEIAEVMDLSPATVTRRWRAARAWLYLFLTGGRSAEAG; encoded by the coding sequence ATGAATCCTGTCAATGGCGACGACATCACCGACCTGCTGGTGGCCTGGAGCGGCGGTGATCGCAGCGTGCTCGACCGGTTGATGGAAGTGGTCCATGATCGCCTTCATCGGCTGGCCGGCAGCTTCATGAACCGGGAGCGGAAAGAGCACACCCTCCAGACCACCGCGCTGGTCAACGAAGCCTTCCTGCGCCTGGTGCGCCAGGATCGGGTCGAGTGGCGCGACCAGGTGCACTTTTTCGCCGTCGCCGGCTGGGTGATGCGGCGCATCCTGGTCGACCACGCCCGCCGCCAGAGCAAACTCAAGCGCGGCGCCAACGCCCAGAAGATTCCCCTCGATCGGATCGAACATCTCTCGGTCGAGCGGTCGTCGGATCTGCTGGCCCTGGACGAGGCCCTGCGCACCCTCGAAGAACACGATTCGGAGCTGGCGCGATTGGTGGAGCTCAAGTACTTCGGGGGCCTGATCAAGGAGGAGATCGCCGAGGTGATGGATCTTTCGCCGGCCACCGTCACCCGCCGCTGGCGGGCCGCTCGGGCATGGTTGTATCTCTTCCTCACTGGGGGGCGGTCGGCGGAGGCCGGATGA